The Pseudomonas iranensis genome includes a window with the following:
- a CDS encoding coniferyl aldehyde dehydrogenase, with protein MTADIAYLQTLQQPLETLDRQFQAQRAAYAANPMPPAAQRQQWLKALRDLLSAERQALIDAISADFSHRSADETLLAELMPSLHGIHYASRHLKNWMKPSRRKVGMAFQPASAKVVYQPLGVVGVIVPWNYPLYLAVGPMVGALAAGNRVMLKLSESTPATGLLLKDLLARIFPEDLVCVVLGEADVGVAFSRLPFDHLLFTGSTSVGKHVMRAAAENLTPVTLELGGKSPAIVSTDVPLKDAAERIAFGKTLNAGQTCVAPDYVLVPEDRVGAFVEAYRQAVKGFYPTLADNADYTAIINERQLARLNGYVSDATSKGALLIPLFEQGQGRRMPHSVLLNVSDEMTVMQDEIFGPLLPIVPYRDLEQAFAYINQRPRPLALYYFGYDKREQHRVLHETHSGGVCLNDTLLHVAQDDMPFGGIGPSGMGHYHGHEGFLTFSKAKGVLIKQRFNAARLIYPPYGTSIQKLIQKLFIR; from the coding sequence ATGACTGCCGACATTGCCTACCTGCAAACGCTGCAACAGCCTCTTGAAACCCTTGATCGGCAGTTCCAGGCACAACGGGCCGCGTACGCCGCCAACCCGATGCCACCGGCCGCGCAACGTCAGCAATGGCTCAAGGCTTTGCGCGATCTGCTCAGCGCTGAGCGGCAGGCATTGATCGACGCGATCAGCGCCGATTTCAGTCACCGCAGCGCCGACGAAACCCTGCTCGCCGAGCTGATGCCGAGCCTGCACGGCATTCACTACGCCAGCCGTCACCTGAAAAACTGGATGAAGCCCTCGCGGCGCAAGGTTGGCATGGCGTTCCAGCCTGCTTCGGCAAAGGTGGTTTACCAGCCGCTGGGCGTGGTCGGTGTGATCGTGCCGTGGAACTACCCGCTGTATCTGGCCGTAGGGCCGATGGTCGGCGCCCTGGCGGCGGGCAATCGGGTGATGCTCAAGCTCAGCGAATCGACCCCGGCGACCGGGCTGTTGCTCAAAGACCTGCTCGCGCGGATCTTTCCCGAAGACCTGGTTTGCGTGGTGCTGGGTGAGGCGGACGTCGGCGTGGCGTTCTCGCGCCTGCCTTTCGATCATCTGCTGTTCACCGGCTCCACCAGCGTCGGCAAGCACGTTATGCGTGCGGCGGCGGAAAACCTCACGCCAGTCACCTTGGAACTGGGTGGCAAGTCACCGGCCATCGTCTCCACAGACGTACCGCTCAAGGACGCCGCCGAACGCATCGCCTTCGGCAAGACCCTCAACGCCGGGCAGACCTGCGTCGCGCCTGACTATGTGCTGGTGCCGGAAGACCGCGTCGGCGCTTTCGTCGAGGCCTATCGTCAGGCTGTGAAAGGCTTCTACCCGACCCTGGCCGACAACGCCGACTACACCGCAATCATCAACGAACGCCAACTGGCCCGGCTGAACGGATACGTCAGCGACGCGACCAGCAAGGGCGCGCTGCTGATCCCGCTGTTCGAACAAGGCCAGGGCCGACGCATGCCGCACAGCGTGCTGCTCAATGTCAGCGATGAAATGACCGTGATGCAGGACGAAATCTTCGGCCCGTTGCTGCCAATCGTGCCTTACCGCGATCTGGAGCAGGCATTCGCTTACATCAATCAGCGGCCTCGTCCTCTGGCTCTTTACTACTTTGGCTACGACAAACGCGAACAGCATCGCGTACTGCACGAGACCCATTCCGGCGGCGTATGCCTGAACGACACTTTGTTGCATGTCGCTCAGGACGACATGCCCTTCGGTGGCATCGGTCCCTCGGGCATGGGCCATTACCACGGCCACGAAGGTTTCCTGACGTTCAGCAAGGCCAAGGGTGTGCTGATCAAACAGCGCTTCAACGCGGCCCGGCTGATCTACCCGCCCTACGGCACATCGATTCAGAAACTGATTCAGAAACTGTTCATCCGCTAA
- a CDS encoding twin-arginine translocation pathway signal protein: MHPSLTETPALSRRGLLKFSLGASAFLATAGLGASLTGCSSSVSANGFVVLRDGDLLFLRALIPVMLDGAVAVGEIPAAVDGTLKSLDYSLDHVSPEMLKLTRQLFDVLGMAVTRGPLTGIWGSWENAGPEAMRHFLERWENSSLSLLRMGHSSLQQMVMMAWYTRAESWAHCGYPGPPKV; the protein is encoded by the coding sequence ATGCACCCAAGCCTGACCGAAACACCCGCCCTGTCGCGCCGTGGCCTGCTGAAATTCAGCCTCGGCGCCAGCGCGTTTCTCGCCACCGCAGGCCTTGGCGCCAGCCTCACTGGCTGCTCGTCGAGCGTCAGCGCCAACGGCTTTGTGGTTTTGCGCGACGGCGATCTGCTGTTCCTGCGCGCGCTGATCCCGGTGATGCTCGACGGCGCCGTTGCCGTCGGGGAAATACCCGCAGCGGTCGACGGCACGCTGAAGTCGCTGGACTACAGCCTTGATCACGTGTCGCCGGAAATGCTCAAGCTCACTCGGCAACTGTTCGATGTGCTCGGCATGGCCGTGACCCGTGGCCCGCTCACCGGCATCTGGGGCAGTTGGGAAAACGCCGGCCCTGAAGCGATGCGACATTTCCTCGAACGCTGGGAGAACAGTTCATTGAGCTTGCTGCGCATGGGCCATAGCTCGTTGCAGCAGATGGTGATGATGGCCTGGTACACCCGCGCCGAATCCTGGGCTCACTGCGGTTATCCCGGGCCGCCAAAGGTCTGA
- a CDS encoding GMC family oxidoreductase codes for MPVPDPFREGLARGWKTYNGAQLSDDLTLEADVAIIGSGAGGGTTAEILSAAGYKVLLIEEGPLKTSSDFKLLEDEAYSSLYQEGIGRMSKDGAITILQGRAVGGTTLINWTSSFRTPEPTLEHWASEHNVKGHSPAEMAPWFEKMEQRLGVAPWMVPPNANNDVIRKGCEQLGYSWHVIPRNVRGCWNLGYCGMGCPSNAKQSMMVTTIPATLEKGGELLYLARVEKLLISGDKVTGLHCVAMDQRCVEPTGRSITVKARHYVLAGGGINSPALLLRSDAPDPHERVGKRTFLHPVNMSAARFAEVVNPFYGAPQSIYSDHFQWKDGTTGPMAFKLEVPPLHPALAATLLGGFGQENAQHMADLPHTHAMLALLRDGFHPDSSGGSVELRGDGSPVLDYQVSQYAWDGLRRAFHVMAEIQFAGGAQSVMPMHADGRYVKTLAEARSMIDGLSLELYRTRLGSAHVMGGCEMGEDPQSAVADSLGRHHQLRNLSIHDGSLFPTSIGANPQLSVYGLTAQLATALADRLKNP; via the coding sequence ATGCCCGTACCCGATCCCTTCCGCGAAGGCCTCGCCCGAGGCTGGAAAACCTACAACGGCGCGCAACTGAGCGACGACCTCACCCTCGAAGCCGACGTGGCGATCATCGGCAGTGGCGCCGGCGGCGGCACCACGGCGGAGATCCTCAGCGCGGCGGGCTACAAAGTCCTGCTGATCGAAGAAGGCCCGCTGAAGACCAGTTCGGATTTCAAACTGCTCGAAGACGAGGCCTACAGCAGCCTCTATCAGGAAGGCATCGGGCGCATGAGCAAGGACGGCGCGATCACGATCCTGCAGGGCCGCGCGGTCGGCGGCACGACGCTGATCAACTGGACCTCGAGCTTCCGCACACCCGAGCCGACCCTCGAACACTGGGCCAGCGAGCACAACGTCAAAGGCCATAGTCCGGCAGAGATGGCGCCGTGGTTCGAAAAAATGGAGCAGCGCCTCGGCGTCGCGCCGTGGATGGTGCCGCCCAATGCCAACAACGATGTGATCCGCAAAGGCTGCGAGCAACTCGGCTACAGCTGGCACGTGATCCCACGCAACGTTCGCGGTTGCTGGAATCTCGGCTATTGCGGCATGGGCTGCCCGAGCAACGCCAAGCAATCGATGATGGTCACGACCATCCCGGCGACGCTTGAAAAGGGCGGCGAGCTGCTGTATCTCGCGCGGGTGGAGAAACTGCTGATCAGTGGCGACAAGGTTACCGGGCTGCATTGCGTGGCGATGGACCAACGCTGCGTCGAGCCGACCGGGCGCAGCATCACCGTCAAGGCGCGACATTACGTGCTGGCCGGCGGCGGCATCAACAGCCCGGCGCTGTTGCTGCGCTCCGACGCACCGGATCCGCATGAGCGCGTGGGCAAGCGCACCTTTCTACATCCGGTGAACATGTCCGCCGCGCGTTTCGCCGAGGTGGTCAATCCGTTCTACGGCGCGCCGCAGTCGATTTATTCCGACCATTTTCAATGGAAGGACGGCACCACCGGGCCGATGGCGTTCAAACTTGAAGTGCCACCGCTGCACCCGGCGCTGGCCGCCACACTGCTCGGCGGTTTCGGCCAAGAGAACGCGCAACACATGGCCGACCTGCCGCACACCCACGCAATGCTGGCGCTGCTGCGCGATGGCTTCCACCCGGACAGCAGCGGTGGCTCGGTGGAGCTGCGCGGTGATGGCTCGCCAGTGCTCGACTATCAGGTTTCGCAGTACGCCTGGGACGGTTTGCGCCGGGCCTTTCACGTCATGGCTGAAATTCAGTTCGCCGGCGGCGCGCAATCGGTGATGCCGATGCACGCCGACGGCCGCTATGTGAAGACACTGGCCGAGGCGCGCTCAATGATCGATGGACTGAGCCTGGAGCTGTACCGCACGCGACTCGGTAGCGCCCATGTGATGGGTGGTTGTGAGATGGGTGAAGATCCGCAAAGCGCGGTCGCTGACAGCCTCGGTCGCCATCATCAACTGCGCAATCTGTCGATTCACGACGGCTCGCTGTTCCCCACCAGCATCGGCGCCAACCCGCAGCTGTCGGTGTATGGCCTGACCGCGCAATTGGCGACAGCCTTGGCTGATCGGCTGAAAAATCCATGA
- the coaD gene encoding pantetheine-phosphate adenylyltransferase, whose protein sequence is MNRVLYPGTFDPITKGHGDLVERASRLFDHVIIAVAASPKKNPLFPLEQRVELAREVTKHLPNVEVVGFSTLLAHFAKEQNANVFLRGLRAVSDFEYEFQLANMNRQLAPDVESLFLTPSERYSFISSTLVREIAALGGDISKFVHPAVADALTLRFKK, encoded by the coding sequence ATGAACCGAGTGTTGTACCCAGGTACCTTCGACCCTATTACCAAGGGCCATGGCGATCTGGTCGAACGCGCCTCGCGCCTGTTCGATCACGTGATCATCGCGGTCGCCGCCAGCCCGAAAAAGAACCCGCTGTTCCCGCTGGAACAACGGGTCGAACTGGCTCGCGAGGTCACCAAACACCTGCCGAACGTGGAAGTGGTCGGTTTCTCGACGCTGCTCGCGCATTTCGCCAAAGAGCAGAACGCCAATGTGTTCTTGCGTGGTCTGCGCGCGGTGTCGGACTTCGAATACGAATTCCAGCTGGCCAACATGAACCGCCAACTGGCGCCGGATGTGGAGAGCCTGTTTCTCACGCCGTCGGAGCGTTATTCGTTCATTTCCTCGACGCTGGTGCGGGAGATTGCCGCGCTGGGCGGCGATATCAGCAAGTTCGTCCACCCGGCCGTGGCCGACGCGCTGACCCTGCGCTTCAAGAAATAG
- a CDS encoding YfhL family 4Fe-4S dicluster ferredoxin, whose protein sequence is MSLIITDDCINCDVCEPECPNAAISQGEEIYVIDPNLCTQCVGHYDEPQCQQVCPVDCIPLDEAHPETEEQLMEKYRKITGKA, encoded by the coding sequence ATGTCCCTGATCATCACCGACGATTGCATCAACTGCGACGTCTGCGAACCCGAGTGCCCGAACGCCGCCATTTCCCAAGGTGAAGAGATCTACGTGATCGACCCGAACCTGTGCACCCAGTGCGTCGGCCACTACGACGAACCGCAGTGCCAGCAGGTCTGCCCGGTGGATTGCATTCCATTGGACGAAGCCCATCCGGAGACTGAAGAACAGTTGATGGAGAAGTACCGCAAGATCACCGGCAAGGCCTGA
- a CDS encoding multidrug transporter: MKVLQVFFVTLLLCSSLAVQASETGSGDPRYTIQNPPAYAMLGDLLIARPLLVVATVIGAGAFVVSLPFTALGGGVGDAGQALVVDPAKAAFVRCLGCTGEGFEQRE, from the coding sequence ATGAAAGTCCTGCAAGTCTTCTTCGTCACGCTGCTGTTGTGTTCCAGCCTGGCCGTTCAGGCCTCGGAAACCGGCAGCGGTGATCCGCGTTACACCATCCAGAATCCCCCGGCCTACGCCATGCTTGGCGACCTGCTGATTGCCCGACCTTTGCTGGTGGTGGCCACGGTGATCGGTGCGGGAGCGTTTGTGGTGTCGTTGCCGTTTACCGCACTGGGCGGCGGTGTTGGCGATGCCGGTCAGGCGCTGGTGGTTGACCCGGCGAAAGCGGCGTTTGTGCGGTGTCTGGGGTGTACAGGGGAGGGGTTTGAGCAGCGCGAGTGA
- the mutM gene encoding bifunctional DNA-formamidopyrimidine glycosylase/DNA-(apurinic or apyrimidinic site) lyase has product MPELPEVETTRRGIAPHLEGQRVSRVIVRDRRLRWPIPEDLDVRLSGQRIVLVERRAKYLLINAEIGTLISHLGMSGNLRLVEAGLPALKHEHVDIELESGLALRYTDPRRFGAMLWSNDPLNHELLIRLGPEPLTDLFDGERLFQLSRGRSMAVKPFIMDNAVVVGVGNIYATEALFAAGIDPRREAGGISRGRYLKLAIEIKRILAAAIERGGTTLRDFIGGDGQPGYFQQELFVYGRGGQHCKVCGTGLREVKLGQRASVFCPRCQT; this is encoded by the coding sequence ATGCCTGAACTGCCGGAAGTCGAAACCACCCGTCGCGGGATCGCCCCGCACCTGGAAGGCCAGCGTGTCAGCCGGGTCATCGTCCGCGACCGGCGCCTGCGCTGGCCGATCCCCGAAGACCTCGATGTGCGCCTGTCCGGGCAGCGCATCGTGCTGGTCGAGCGGCGCGCCAAATACCTGTTGATCAACGCCGAGATCGGCACGCTGATCAGCCATTTGGGCATGTCGGGCAATCTGCGTCTGGTGGAGGCCGGGTTGCCGGCGTTGAAGCACGAGCACGTCGATATCGAACTGGAATCGGGACTGGCCCTGCGCTACACCGATCCGCGACGCTTCGGCGCGATGCTGTGGAGCAACGACCCGCTCAATCACGAGTTGCTGATTCGCCTCGGGCCGGAGCCGCTGACCGATCTGTTCGATGGCGAGCGCCTGTTCCAACTGTCACGCGGGCGCTCGATGGCGGTCAAGCCGTTCATCATGGACAACGCAGTGGTGGTCGGGGTCGGCAATATCTACGCGACCGAAGCGCTGTTCGCCGCCGGCATCGACCCGCGCCGCGAAGCCGGAGGCATTTCTCGCGGGCGTTACTTGAAACTGGCGATCGAGATCAAACGCATCCTCGCCGCCGCCATCGAGCGTGGCGGTACGACGTTGCGCGATTTCATTGGCGGAGACGGTCAGCCGGGCTATTTCCAGCAGGAACTGTTTGTCTACGGCCGCGGAGGTCAGCATTGCAAGGTCTGCGGCACCGGCCTGCGCGAAGTGAAGCTGGGCCAGCGCGCCAGCGTGTTTTGCCCGCGCTGCCAGACCTGA